Genomic DNA from Longimicrobiaceae bacterium:
GCGTGGGCCCGCTCGGCAGCGTGCGTGCGCAGGGTGCGCAGCAGCTCTCGCAGCGGCCCGGCATCCTGCAGCTGGCGCAGCCCCGGCGTGTTGGGCGAGCTGACGTTGACGACCAGGTAGCGGGCGAAGCGCTCCAGGAGCTCCAGGCTGCGCAGGTAGTCGCCGGTGGCATCTTCCAGCGGGGTGGCCTTGCTCTTCCCCAGGTTGATGCCGAGGACGGGCTCTATGGGGGTGCGGGCGAGCCGCCGCGACACCGCCTCCGCCCCGGGGTTGTTGAAGCCCAGGCGGTTGAGGAGGGCGCCGTCGGCGGGGAGGCGGAAGAGGCGGGGCCGGGGGTTGCCGGGCTGTGCCAGCGCCGTGACCGTGCCGATCTCCACGAACCCGAAGCCGAGCGCACCCAGCGCGTTGAAGTGGGCGCCGGACTTGTCGAACCCCGCCGCGAGCCCCACCGGGTTGGGGAAGCGGATCCCCCAGCGCGTTACCGCAAGCGCGGGATCCTCCACCGCGAGCGCCGCGCGCGCCGCATCCCGCGCCGGGCGGGTGCCGAGCGCCGCGTCCATGGCCCCCGCAGCCAGACCGTGTGCGGTCTCCGCGGGGAGGGTGAAGAGCAGGGGGCGGAGCAGGTCGTAGAGCATTCGCCGGGCGGTGCGCGGTCGGGATCGGCGGCAGAGGAAGGGCCCGGACCCTGGGTTCCAGGGTCCGGGCCCGTTTCCGCGCCGGAAGCTAGGGGGCCGCGGCGGGGCTGGCAAGCGCGCCCCCGGACCGCTACAGCTTCGCGGTCATCTCCGCGAGCCGTCCCGCCACGCGGTGCTCGCCGTCGGCCGGGTTGGCGGCGCGCCAGCAGCGCGCCAGCCCGGCCTCCTCCATGATCCGCACCGCCTCCGGCCCGTCCAGCGTCTCCCGTTCCAGGAGCGCCTGGGCCAGCGCCTCCAGTGCGGGGCGGTTGGCGTGCAGCACCTCCAGGGCGTCGCGGTAGCGCGCCTCCAGGAGCGTCTTCACCTCGCGGTCCATCCGGGCCTGCGCCTCGCCGCTCAGGGAGCCCGGCTGGCCGTCGTGGATCAGGAGCCCGGTCTCCTCGCCCATTCCGAGCTGGTACACCATCTTGCGGGCGATGGAGTTCGCCTGCACCAGGTCGTGCCCGGCGCCGTTGGTGACCGCGTCGGCGCCGAAGACGATCTCCTCGGCCGCGCGCCCGGCCAGCCCCTTGACGATCTGTCCCTCCAGGTAGCGGCGGCGGTACAGGTGCCGGTCCGAGTCCGGGGAGAAGAAGGCCACCCCCATGGCCTGCCCGCGCGGCTGGATGGTCACCTTGTGCAGCCCGTCCTCCGGGCAGCAGACCACGCCGGCCAGCGCGTGCCCGGCCTCGTGGTACGCCACGGTGTTCCACTCCGCCCGGAGCGCGGTGAAGCCCACCCGCTCCTTCCCCAGGAGGAAGCGGTCGCGCGCCGCCTCCAGGTGCGCCCAGCGGATCCGCGGCTCGCGCTCGCGGGCGGCCAGGATGGCGGCCTCGTTGAGCAGGTTCGCCAGCTCGGCGCCGCTGGAGCCGGGGGTGAGCCGGGCGAGCCGCGCCAGATCCACCTCGGGGTGCAGGGGGATGCGGCGCCGCTCGGCGTGGAGCCGGAGGATCGCCTCGCGCCCCTCCGCGGTGGGGAGCCCCACGCTGATGGTGCGGTCGAAGCGGCCGGGGCGCCGCAGCGCCGGGTCCAGGTCCTCGGCGCGGTTCGTCGCGGCGATCACCACCACCCCGTCGGAGGGGGTGAAGCCGTCCATCTCCACCAGGAGCTGGTTGAGGGTGCGGTCGTCCTCGTTGTGCGACTGGTTGCGGCCGCGCTTCCCGCCCAGGGCGTCGATCTCGTCGATGAAGATCACGCCGCCCTTCTTGCGCGCCTTCTTGAAGAGGGAGCGCAGCCGGTGCGCGCCCAGCCCCACGATGAAGCCGGTCACCTCCGATCCGGAGATGGAGAAGAAGGGGACGTCCGCCTCGCCGGCGACGGCGCGGGCGAGGAGCGTCTTCCCGGTCCCCGGGGGGCCCACCAGGAGCGCGCCCTTGGGGATCCGCGCGCCGACGGCCGCGAACGCCGCCGGCCGCTTCAGGAACTCCACCAGCTCCTGAAGCTCCTCGGCGGCGCCCTGCGTGCCCGCCACGTCGTCGAAGGTGGTGGACGACTTCGCCGCCTCGCCCAGGTCGGAGCCCTGGTGCCCGCGGAAGTGCTGGAACAGGAAGTAGCCGATCGCCGCCACGATCCCGATCTGCAGCAGGAGCGTAAGGGCGTCCCGGGCGGGGTTCTTCCGCGAGGGGGCCTGCAGCGTGACCTCCACCCCCGCCGCCTCGGCGCGCTCGGCGAGTGCGTCGATCGAGGCGAGCGGGTACGTGACCACGAAGTCGGCGCCCTCCAGCTTCGCCGCGGGGACGCCCCGGGCGGACCACTCGCCGCGGATCTCCCGCCCCGGGATGACCGTGACCTCCGCCACCTCGCCCGCGGACATGCGCCGCAGCAGCTCGGAGTAGCCGACCTCCGCCGCCGCGGTAGCCGGAGGCGAGATTCCCCACGCGACCAGCCCCACCACCACCGCGATCGTGGCGGCGAGCCCGATCCGCTGCAGGAGCGAGCGGTGCTGCCGGAGGCGCTCCAGGAGCGCGGAGGGGCGCGGGGCCTGCTCGTCCGAGTGGGCGGGGAGCGAGGCGGCGTGCACGGCGTCTTCGATCACGGGAGGCGACATACGGCGGATCACGAAGCGGGGGTTGAGCGGGAGGCGCGGGGGACCACGGTGGAGGATCGGCACGCGCGCGGGCGCGCTGAAGCCCCGGGCGGCGAAGCCGGAAAACCGGCCCGCACCGGTGGGCCGGTGCCGCCGATCCCTGGTCCGTGACGAAAGATAAGCGGCGCCGGCGGATCGCTCCACCCCCGGGTCCCGCGATGCTCCCTCCGGCCGGGCGCGTGCTTGACGAGCCGCTTCCGGGCCGGGCATATTGTGAAACCTTTCACTTGTACTCGCACCCAGGGGAGAAGATCCGGAATGGGTACTCAGGGCAAGGACGTAGACGTCGTATTCCTTTCCGCCGCGCGCACCGGGATGGGCACGTTCGGCGGCGCGCTCAAGGACTTCTCCGCCACCGACCTGGGGGTGTTCGCGGCCAAGGGCGCGCTGGAGCGCTCGGGCGTCCCCGCCGAGGAGGTGGGGCACGTGGTCTTCGGCAACGCGCTGCAGACCTCCGCGGACGCCATCTACCTGGCCCGCCACGTGGGGCTGCGGTCGGGGCTCCCGCTCGACACCCCGGCGCTGACCATCAACCGCCTCTGCGGCTCCGGCTTCCAGGCCATCGTCACGGGCGCGATGGAGATCCTGCTGGGCGAGGCCGAGGTGGCGCTCTGCGGCGGCACGGAGTCCATGAGCCAGGCCCCGCACGTGATCCGCGGCGCCCGCTGGGGCGACCAGCGGCTCGGGCCCGCGGGCAAGTTCTACGAGGACCTGCTCTGGGAGTCGCTCACCGACCCCTTCGCCGGCTGCTCGATGGCGGTGACGGCGGAGAACCTGGCCGACCACTACGGGATCACCCGCGAGGAGGTGGACCGGTTCGCGCACGGGTCGCAGCAGCGCGCCCACCAGGCGTGGCAGGAGGGCCGTTTCGAACGGGAGATCGTCCCCGTCGCGCTGAAGAGCCGCAAGGGCGAGACGCAGTTCGCGGCGGACGAGCACATGCGCCCCGAGACCACGCTGGAGGCGCTCGGCAAGCTGAAGCCGTACTTCAAGGAGGGCGGCACGGTGACCGCCGGGAACGCCTCCGGGATCGGCGACGGCGCCGCGGCGGTGATGATCGCCTCCTCCACCTGGGCGGACCGCAACGGGGTCAAGCCCATGGGCCGGCTGGTCTCGTGGGGCCTCGCGGGGGTCGAGCCCAAGCACATGGGGATCGGCCCCGTGCCGGCCTCGCGCGCGGCGCTGAAGAAGGCCGGGATGGACGTGGGGCAGATGGACCTGGTGGAGGTCAACGAGGCCTTCGGCTCGCAGTACTGCGCCGTGGAGAAGGAGCTGGGGCTGGACCGCCAGCGGACCAACGTCTCCGGCGGCGCCATCGCGGTGTCCCACCCGCTGGGCGCGTCGGGGGCCCGCATCACGGTGCACCTCCTGCACGAGCTGCGGCGGCAGGGGAAGCGCTTCGGCCTGGGGACCGCCTGCATCGGCGGCGGCCAGGGGATCGCGGTGGTGGTCGAGGCGTTCCCGGAGTGACCGCGCGGGCCGCCGCGTCCACGGGGGCGCGGCGGCCCCTTCCGTCCGGCACACGGCGATGAGCGAGCGTACCCCACCCCCCGGCGGCAACCTCCCGGCGCGGCGGGTCTCCAGCCAGGAGCTGGAGGCCATCATCCGCCGCGCCGTGGAGATCCAGTCGGCCTCCGGAGGGGACGAGGCCGAGGGGATCCCCGAGGCGGAAGTGATGCGGATCGGGCGGGAGCTGGGGCTGGAGCCGGCGGCGGTCCGCCGCGCCATCGCCGACGTGCGCGGCCGCGCCCCGGAGGAGCGGGGCGTGCTCGCCCGGGTGATGGGTCCCAGGACCGTGCTCGCCGCCCGCACGGTCCGGCGCCCCGCCGCCGCGGTGGGCCTGCTGCTGGAGCGGTACCTGGTGGAATGCGAGTACATGGTGGTGCAGCGGCGCCTCCCCGACCGCACCCGCTACGTGCGCGCCACGGGGATGGGCGCGGCGATGGGCCGCACCATGCGGAAGATGCAGGAGCGGCAGGCCTCGCTCGACCTGCCGCAGCTCGACGTGGCCGTCTCCGCGATCGACGAGGACACCTGCTTCGTGGAGGTGTCCACTGACCTGGGCTCCATGCGCGGCGGCCTGTTCGCGGGCGCGGCACTGGGCGGCGGGGGCGCCGCGGCCGCGATCACGACCGCGGTGTTCGTGACCCCCATCGTCGATCCCCTGGCGCTCACCGCGATCCCGGTGCTCGGGGGGATGCTGGCGGGGATGCGGGGGATCTTCGGCGCGGTGTCCCGCTCCACCCACGACAAGCTGGAGGGGCTGCTGGACCGCCTGGAGCACGGCGAGCTGCGGCTGCCGTCCGGGAAGCCGGACTGGCGGAAGCAGCTGGGGATTTGAAGGGGAGTGCGAAGTGCGAAGTGCGGAAGTGGACGGCAGGCGGGCGGGGCTCGCGTGGGCGGTTGCGTGAGGGATGCGAGCCCGAAGGGGCGAGACCGGCGTAGTTTGCCGGGCTCGCCGCCGTTGGACGAGGTCGTATCTCGTCCTACGGCGCCGCAGCCCGACCCCCGCAACGCGGGGGACACGCCCAAGCGACGCAGTTGAATCGACCAAAACCATCCCGGAGGAGAGGCTCGATGGAGATCAAGCGGGTAGGCGTGCTCGGGTGCGGGCTCATGGGGAGTGGAATCGCGCAGGTCTGCGCGCAGGCGGGGTACGACACCGTGGTCCGCGAGGTCTCGGACCAGCTCTGCGAGCGCGGCATCGGGGGGATCGGGAAGCAGCTCGGAAAGGCGGTGGAGAAGGGGAAGCTGGCCGCCGAGGACCGCGACGCCACCCTGGGGCGCCTGCGCGGCACCACCCGGCTGGAGGACCTGGCCGACTGCGACCTGATCATCGAGGCCGTGGTGGAGAACCTGGACCTCAAGAACGAGATGTGGCGCACGCTGGACGGCGTGTGCGGGCCGGACACGATCTTCGCCTCGAACACGTCGTCGCTCACCATCGCGGACATGGCGGCGGCCACGAAGCGGCCGGAGCGGATGGTGGGGCTGCACTTCTTCAACCCGGTGCCGGTGATGAAGCTGGTGGAGGTGGTGAAGACCATCGCCACCGACCCGCAGGTGTTCGACACGGCCTTCCAGTTCGCGAAGTCGCTGGGGAAGGAGCCCATCGTCTGCAAGGACAACTCGGGCTTCGTGGTCAACCTGCTGCTGGTGCCCTACATGATGGACGCGATCCGCGCGCTGGAGCAGGGCGTCGCCAGCATCGAGGACATTGACAAGGGGATGCAGCTCGGGACCGGCTACCCCATGGGGCCGTTCGTGCTCAGCGACTTCGTGGGGCTGGACACGCTGGACAAGATCGGCGGCATCATGTTCGACGAGTACAAGGAGAAGCGCTAC
This window encodes:
- a CDS encoding quinone-dependent dihydroorotate dehydrogenase, which encodes MLYDLLRPLLFTLPAETAHGLAAGAMDAALGTRPARDAARAALAVEDPALAVTRWGIRFPNPVGLAAGFDKSGAHFNALGALGFGFVEIGTVTALAQPGNPRPRLFRLPADGALLNRLGFNNPGAEAVSRRLARTPIEPVLGINLGKSKATPLEDATGDYLRSLELLERFARYLVVNVSSPNTPGLRQLQDAGPLRELLRTLRTHAAERAHA
- a CDS encoding AAA family ATPase, whose translation is MIEDAVHAASLPAHSDEQAPRPSALLERLRQHRSLLQRIGLAATIAVVVGLVAWGISPPATAAAEVGYSELLRRMSAGEVAEVTVIPGREIRGEWSARGVPAAKLEGADFVVTYPLASIDALAERAEAAGVEVTLQAPSRKNPARDALTLLLQIGIVAAIGYFLFQHFRGHQGSDLGEAAKSSTTFDDVAGTQGAAEELQELVEFLKRPAAFAAVGARIPKGALLVGPPGTGKTLLARAVAGEADVPFFSISGSEVTGFIVGLGAHRLRSLFKKARKKGGVIFIDEIDALGGKRGRNQSHNEDDRTLNQLLVEMDGFTPSDGVVVIAATNRAEDLDPALRRPGRFDRTISVGLPTAEGREAILRLHAERRRIPLHPEVDLARLARLTPGSSGAELANLLNEAAILAAREREPRIRWAHLEAARDRFLLGKERVGFTALRAEWNTVAYHEAGHALAGVVCCPEDGLHKVTIQPRGQAMGVAFFSPDSDRHLYRRRYLEGQIVKGLAGRAAEEIVFGADAVTNGAGHDLVQANSIARKMVYQLGMGEETGLLIHDGQPGSLSGEAQARMDREVKTLLEARYRDALEVLHANRPALEALAQALLERETLDGPEAVRIMEEAGLARCWRAANPADGEHRVAGRLAEMTAKL
- a CDS encoding acetyl-CoA C-acetyltransferase, yielding MGTQGKDVDVVFLSAARTGMGTFGGALKDFSATDLGVFAAKGALERSGVPAEEVGHVVFGNALQTSADAIYLARHVGLRSGLPLDTPALTINRLCGSGFQAIVTGAMEILLGEAEVALCGGTESMSQAPHVIRGARWGDQRLGPAGKFYEDLLWESLTDPFAGCSMAVTAENLADHYGITREEVDRFAHGSQQRAHQAWQEGRFEREIVPVALKSRKGETQFAADEHMRPETTLEALGKLKPYFKEGGTVTAGNASGIGDGAAAVMIASSTWADRNGVKPMGRLVSWGLAGVEPKHMGIGPVPASRAALKKAGMDVGQMDLVEVNEAFGSQYCAVEKELGLDRQRTNVSGGAIAVSHPLGASGARITVHLLHELRRQGKRFGLGTACIGGGQGIAVVVEAFPE
- a CDS encoding 3-hydroxybutyryl-CoA dehydrogenase, yielding MEIKRVGVLGCGLMGSGIAQVCAQAGYDTVVREVSDQLCERGIGGIGKQLGKAVEKGKLAAEDRDATLGRLRGTTRLEDLADCDLIIEAVVENLDLKNEMWRTLDGVCGPDTIFASNTSSLTIADMAAATKRPERMVGLHFFNPVPVMKLVEVVKTIATDPQVFDTAFQFAKSLGKEPIVCKDNSGFVVNLLLVPYMMDAIRALEQGVASIEDIDKGMQLGTGYPMGPFVLSDFVGLDTLDKIGGIMFDEYKEKRYASPPLLKRMVSLGYFGRKSGKGFYDYSGEKPTPMPLV